The genomic region CAGCAGAAGACCCTGACGCTGAAACAGTTTGAAGCCGCCTACTCGGACCGGATTGTCCGTCTGGCCGAAACCTACCGCGACCGCAATCTCTGGCAGATCTTTCTCAAGCTCCAGGCCGCCGGGGAAGTCACCGACGACCTGATCGCCCAGCTCCGGGAGTACGACCACCGGGTCAACGTGCGCTGGAAGCTGATGCACCTGCGCTCGGCGGTCCGGTATCTGCACAAGGACCCCGACGATATCAAGGCTACCGGCGGCACCAACTGGCAGAAATACCTTCCGCCCGTCAGCCAGCAGCGGATCTTTTTCCCCGCGCTCTGGACCGAGGCCGAACGCCAGGACTGGGGCCGGCTCATTCCCGAAGTCCGAAACGGGTAAATGGCCCGCCCTCCTGTCTTTTGCCAAAAAACCGTTTACGATGAAACTATCTGCCCGTTTGGGGGCGGCGCTGACGCTGCTCCTCGTTACCAGCCTGTCTGTGCTGGCCCAGAAAATGCCCGAAGACAAGGCGGGCTGGAAACTGGGTGCCCAGTCGTACTCCTTCCGTCTGTTCTCCTTTGCGGAAGCACTCCGAAAAATTGACAGTTGCGGCCTCAAATACGTCGAAGCATTTCCCGGACAGACCATTGGCGGCGGGCTGGAAGGCAAGATGGACTTCAAGATGGATGCCGCTTCGCGCAACGCGGTCCGGAAGATGCTGAAAGACAAGGGCATCACCGTGGTGGCCTATGGTGTGGTGCGGGCTAAGGACGAGGCTGAATGGACGCAGCTGTTCGAGTTCGCCAAAGACCTCGGCATTCAGAACATCAACACCGAGCCCGACCCGAATCAGTTTGCCTACATCATTCCGCTGGCGGAGAAATATAAGATCAACGTCGCCCTGCACAACCACCCGAAGCCGTCGCGCTACTGGCACCCGGACACGGTGCAGAAATACGCCGGAAACAGCAAGTACGTGGGTGCCTGCGCCGACATCGGCCACTGGGTACGCTCCGGCCTCGACCCGATCCAGTGCCTGAAGCAGTTAAACGGCCGGGTGCTCGGCATGCACTTCAAGGATGTGAAGAAAGACACGCCCGACGGCAAATATCACGATGTGGTCTGGGGAACAGGCGACTGTAAAGTGGAGCAGGTCATCGCCGAGCTGAAACGCCAGAAGTTCAAAGGCCCGATCTCGGCCGAGTATGAGTACCACTGGGAGAACAACGGCCCGGAGATTGCCGAAAGCGCCCGGAATTTCCGGACATTCTTTGAAAAGACGAAGGTGCAGTAAAGGGGAGTTTAGGGTAAAAATTTAGGGTTTATAGTTTAGGGTTTATAGTTTATAGTTGCTTCGCAAATTCAGACCTGCGGAGCAACTATAAACTATAAACCCTAAACCATTCAGTAACGGTAAACTTTTTTGGCTTGTCCCGGCGGCATGCCGTGCGGATGCGCTTTTTTATAGCCCTGTGATTTGGAATACCCGCGTGAAGGTGCCTGGCGCTCTACCACGACCACCCGGGTGCAGGAAAAACCGAGCGAGCCGATAGCCAGTACGAGAAGAAATCGTTGAAAGTGTTTCATAACCGTTTTTGTTGAGATAACGAAGGTACGACACAAAAATGATATATGAACCCTGTTTTATCGGACAAAAAAATCCCCGGCTATGAAGCGATCCCTTTCCGTTTTAAAAAATTAACCAGGAAGCGATCAGGCTATATTATTGGGGTGTAAACTCTTTTGCCAGTACCGGATAATGAGGTCTATATTTTCTTTATAAACCTCAAACTCATAAGGTTTCTGGTAATACCCCTGAATGTTGCCTTTGTACACCCTTTTAATATCATCAGCATTGACCGAATCGGTTAGAAAGATGAAGGGAATGGATTTTAACCTTAGGTAGTCATCCGCTTCAATGTGTTGGCGCACCTCAATGCCGTTTAAAGGCCGCATAAACATATCGCAGAGAATGACCAGCGATTGTTCCTCTGTCGTACTCAGATATTCAAGGGCTTTAAAAGGGTCTGAGAAAAATCGTAACGGATTGAAAATGGATAAGTCCTGAAGCGCTTTTTTTATAATGTATACTTCATCTTCATCATCGTCAATATAAACAATCGGGCCTGTGTTATTGGAGAGCATTGGGGCTTGTCTAGTTGCAACTATAACAGGCTTTTACCTCGTTTGTTTGACTTCCTTCCGCAGTCCTGAACATTTGACGCTTGACGTTTGACACTGGACTGAAACGGTACTTCTCTTCACAAAAGCCCGGACTGCTGTCACGCGTCAACTATCCGGTACAGTTTGTACACGCCTCCCCGCCAACGCCCGGACGAGAGTCGAAAATATTCTGAAAGGGGCTCATTGAGTCGCCCTCCCAAAAAACAAAACCCGCTCAAACGGCGGGTCTGTCATCAGTTTACCTTAACCTTTCTTAACTCCTAACTATAAACCTATATCGTGTGGCGACCGGCGAAACCTCCCGGGCTTCGCCAATCGACCTTAGTTCATCGCAATCGACCGGTAGGAAGCCACTTCGGGCTGGCTGGTTTTCAGCGTCAGCTGCTTGATTTCCTTTGTTTCTCCGTTGGTGATTTCGACCAGATACACTCCGTCTTCGAGGGCGCTGATGTCGAAGCGGGCTTTCGTCGGCTTGCTGGCTTTGCCCATGAACTGGCTGGCCAGCATCTCCCCTTTCTGGTCGAGCAGGCGGACGGCCACGCTCCGGTTGGTTCCGTTGGCGACCACCACGTTCAGTTTCGTTGAACCGGCGGAGGGGTAGATGGCCGTCTGCATGACGGCTTTTTCTTTTTTGTCGTCGGCCGTATGGTCGGCGGCGAACGAAGTGCCCGTTACCAGCATGGCAAGGGCGAGTGAGGCGATTAAATTTTTCATGTCTTTGTTGTTGTTTACTGTTGTTGTGTGAATAGTGTCATCGCCGTTTTCCGCGGCTGCCTGAGTGCGTTGCGGCTGATTGACGATTCAAAGGTAAAGCGGTTTTTGGGGGACTTGCCACCAATTTTACCTTAAAAGCAATTTTTGAGGGATGAACCGTACAAAAAGGCGGACGAATCGTTTTCGCAGAATTTTATTCCGGCTAACGCCCTCAAAAAGACAGGTTTGCCGTTAACATTTCTTAACAAATAACCGCTTGAGCGCCCCAGACAGAATTTTCTTTCGAATCCGGCTTAACCTTCCGGGATGAGTGGTTTTTATTGGGGAAGGACGGATAATTTTGCCCTATGGTATCATCCGTTTCTTTTCGCACGCCCGCAATGGCCGCCCAGTTTCCGGACCTCCTCGCCGCCGAAAGCACGCGGCACGGCGGCGTCAGTCCCGCTCCCTTTGCTTCGCTCAATCTAGGCCTGAATACCGCCGACAACCCCGCTCATGTGGAAATCAATCGAACCCGGTTCTTCCAGAGCTTCGGCATCGCGCCCGATCGCGTGGCTTCTTCCCACCAGGTGCACGGCGACGAGGTCCTGATCGCCACCGGGCCGGGACGCTACAGTGGTTACGACGCCCTCGTCACGAACGAGCGGGACCTTTACCTGACCGTCACGGTAGCCGACTGCACTCCGATCCTGCTGTTCGATCCGGTTCAGAAAGCCGTGGGGGCCGTTCATGCCGGGTGGCGCGGCACTGCCGCCGACATTGCGCTCAAAACCCTGCGGACCATGCAGGAAGCCTTCGGAACCCGACCGGCCGATTGCCTGGCATATATCGGTACGTGTATCGATGAGTGTTCGTTTGAAGTAGGGCCGGAGGTGGCCGAAGCCTTTACGGAAGAGCATCGCCGCTTCGACGCCGCCAAAAACCGTTTTTACGTTGACCTGAAAGCGGCCAACCGGGCGCAGCTGATTGCGGGCGGATTGCCGGAAGCCCGAATCGAAGTATCTCCTTTTTCGACCGTGCTGCACAACGCTGAGTATTTTTCGTACCGGCTCGAAGGGGGGCAGACAGGTCGGATGCTGGCTCTGATTGGCCTTCGGAGCATTCCCGTTCCCTAAGTCGCCGTAATTTTTTGCAAACAAAATCAAAACGGCCCCGGTTATTATGGCAAACTCAACGCAAGAAAAATATATGGAACTCTTAGTAACAATTCTGGTAGGTGCGGTAGCCGGATGGCTCGCCGACCTCGTTTTCAAGCGGTTCTCGCTGTCACTGTTGATGGAGATTATCCTGGGTATTGTAGGGGCGCTTGTAGGCGGCTGGCTCTTTGGAAACGTCCTGAACACGGGTTCAGAAATTGTGAACCGGATTATTACGGCCTTTATTGGTGCGGTGATCATTTTGGGTATCGCCGCCCTGTTCAGTCGCCGCCGGACTGTGTAACACGACCATCCGATTTCGGTATACATCTTTAGGTTGTGACCGTTGGCAAGCCGTTCGACTCGTGAGTCGGCGGCTTGCTTTTTTTGATTAGAGAAAAGAGAAGAGATAAAGGAGAAAAGACAAGAGACAAAGGACGTCAGCAATCGACCGCCTTTTGACTTTTCTCTTTTCTCTATTTTCTTTTATCTTTTCTCTTACTAATCAAATCACAAATTCCACCTCCTTAAATCCGAAATAGCGCAGTCGTCCGGCGGTTTCGATGGCCAGCAGGCCGGTTTCGCCTACTCCAACGATGCTGCCGCGGAAACGCTCTCCGTCGGATACATACTCCGCTTCTTCCTGATACCGAAACAACCGCTGAAGGTATTCTGCCTTCAGCACATCCCGCCGACCCGACCGCAGCGCCAGGTACCGCTTTTCGAGTGCTTCGGCGATGGAATTCAACGAATTTTCCAGAACGAATTCACCGTCGTTTGGTGTTTCATTAAGGAGTGAGGTTGCGTTGGGATGCGAAAAACGGGTCTGGTTGATATTTATTCCGATTCCGACGACCGACCACGCAATAGAATAGCCCTGCAAGGTGTTTTCAATTAAAATACCGCCGATTTTTCGGTTGTCCACGTACAGATCATTCGGCCATTTGATGCGCATCCGTTCGTGAAGGTGCGTCACCAGCCAGTCGCTGATGCCGAGGGAGATAGCGATGTTGAGCCAGAACTGTTCGGAAGCCTGCAGAAAAGAAGGCTGAAGAACGAGCGAGAACGTCAGATTTTCGCCGGGGCGGGCTTCCCACGGATTGCCGCGCTGGCCCCGACCGGCCGTTTGATGGTGTGTAATAACGAGGAGTCCTTCCGATGCCTGTCCGTTCAGAATCAGTTCCGACGCCACATCGTTGGTTGACTGACAAGTTGGCAGGTATTGTATAGTTTGCCCAAGAATTAAGGTTTTGGGTTGATTATTGTACAACTTATTTTTACATTTAGTTAAAAAGAACGCCGGATACATGGTACGCACGGCTTTACCTGCGGACCCGCTGGCCCCGCGTGGTGCAATTTAAACCAACAGCATGAGAATTAACAAAGCGAAAGAACTTACATCCGAAGAACTGTGCGATTTAGTGGTTAAAGGGATGCAGGAGAAGAAAGCCGTTGACATTGTCGTCATGGACCTTCGGGGTGTCAAAAATGCCATTACCGATTTTTTTGTAATCTGCTCCGGTAACTCTGATACTCAGCTCGACGCCATTTCCACTTCCATCGAGGAAGAAGTTCATAAAGCAAGTAAGATCAACCCCTGGCATAACGAAGGCCGCATGAACCGCGAATGGATCCTGCTTGACTATGTAGACGTTGTCGCTCACATTTTCAAGAAAGACCGCCGGGCTTTCTACGACCTTGAACAACTCTGGGGCGACGCCGAGATCCGCGTGATCGAGGAGTCCGTTGCTGCTTAACACCGACCATGCAGCCAAACGTGCTGGTTATCCGGCACGTTTGCCGCCTGCCCATCCGTATTGTCCACCTGTCAAAACCAGTACCCCCAAGAAACATTCCATTGTAAAATGGTGTTTCCCACTTTGTGTAGCCGTAAGACTATTTCGAAATGCCTGAATCAAACAATAGAAATCCATTGTCATCCCGTGGCCCACGCCGCCCGAACTTTCAGGGCTGGATTGTGGCCCTTTTGATTGCCGCTATTCTCGGTATCACTTTTTTCAATCGGAGCAGCACCGTAAAGGACATCTCGCAAAACCGGTTTGAGAAGATGGTGAAAGACCGCGAAGTGTCAGAAGTCGTTATTGTGAACGATAACGTCGTGGAGGTGACCCTGACGCAGCAGGCGCTGCAAAGTCCGAAATATCGCACGGTTTTTCAGGATAAGCCGTATCTGACATCGTCCAACGGCCCGCACTACAACTTCCGTATATCCTCGGCCGATACGTTCAAGAAAGACCTCGACCAGTTGCAGGAAGGTCTGCCCGATAACCAGCGCATCGAATACCGCATTGAACAGCGCAGCGATTGGAGCGGTTTTATCCAGACCTGGGGCTTCTTCATCGTCATGATTCTGGCCATGTACTTTCTGCTGGGCCGAATGTCGGGCGGAGCCGGTCCGGGTGGCCAGATTTTCAACATCGGAAAATCCAAAGCCGCCCTGTTTGACGCCGAAAACCGCGTCAAGATCACGTTCAACGACGTGGCCGGTCTGGACGAAGCCAAGGAAGAGATCAAAGAAATTGTGGATTACCTCAAGAACCCCAGCAAGTTTACCAAACTCGGTGCCAAAATCCCGAAAGGTGCGCTGCTGGTAGGCCCTCCGGGCACAGGTAAAACCCTGCTGGCCAAAGCCGTAGCCGGTGAGGCTGGCGTTCCGTTCTTCTCACTCTCGGGTTCCGACTTCGTCGAAATGTTCGTAGGGGTGGGTGCCGCGCGGGTTCGTGACCTGTTTAAACAGGCCAAGGAAAAAGCGCCCTGTATTATCTTCATTGACGAAATTGACGCGGTTGGCCGTTCGCGGGGCCGGGGTTCCATGCCCGGTGCCAACGACGAACGTGAAAACACGCTGAACTCGCTGCTGGTAGAAATGGATGGTTTTGCGACGGACTCAGGGATTATTATCCTGGCCGCAACCAACCGTCCCGACGTACTGGACTCAGCCCTGCTGCGTCCCGGCCGTTTCGACCGTCAGATCAGCATCGATAAACCGGATATTGTCGGCCGGGAAGCCATCTTCAAAGTTCACCTGAAGCCGCTGAAACTGTCGCAGGACGTACAGCCCCGCGAACTGGCGGCCCAGACACCGGGCTTTGCCGGTGCCGAAATCGCCAACGTCTGTAACGAAGCGGCTCTGATCGCCGCCCGTCGCGATCGCGAATACGTAACGATGCAGGACTTCCAGGATGCCATGGACCGCGTCATCGGTGGTCTGGAGAAGAAGAATAAGCTCATTTCGCCGGAAGAAAAGCAGATTGTTGCCTACCACGAAGCCGGTCACGCCGTTGCGGGCTGGTTCCTGGAGCATGCCGATCCGCTGGTGAAAGTAACCATCGTCCCGCGTGGCGTGGCCGCACTGGGATATGCCCAGTACCTGCCCCGTGAGCAGTATCTGTATCGTACGGAACAGCTGATGGACGAGATGGTCATGACCCTCGGTGGTCGGGCGGCCGAAGACATCGTTTTCGGTAAAATCTCAACCGGAGCCCTGAGCGATCTGGAGCGCATTACCAAGCTGGCCTACAGCATCGTGACCATCTACGGAATGAACGATAAGATTGGCAATATCTCGTTCTACGATTCCAAACAGAGCGAGTACAATTTCAACAAGCCCTACTCGGAAGCAACCGCCGAGGCGATTGACGAGGAAGTCCGTAAGCTGGTTGATTCGGCTTATCAGCGGACGAAAGACCTGCTGACCGAGCATCGCGAAGGATTGGAAATCATTGCCCAGGAGCTACTGAAGAAGGAAATTCTGTTCCAGGCCGACCTGGAGCGTCTGCTCGGCAAACGTCCGTTCCAGAAAGAAACGACGTATCAGGCTTACAAGAACCAGAGTGAAGTGGTGAAAGAGCAAATCGGCAACGAAAGCAAGCCGGAAGAAACCCAGCCGCTGCCGACGCCGGATCTGCCTGCACTGTCATAAATTACACGGAAGAGATCTAGCGTCTTCACCGTCATCCAACAAAAAAGGGCCCTGCGCAGGGCCCTTTTTTGTTACCGTTTCATGCCTGTACTGTTATCATAACCCACCGGCGGCGGCGTGGTGATTCCGCCCTGCGCCTCCTGCGTCAGCTTATCCAGCAGGACAAGCCCCAGCAGTTGCGCCTGCCTTTTGTCTACATTCGGATTCGGGTTGTTGTTGACGGTTACGTGCAGAACATGATGGAGATACAGAATATGCAGCATCCGCTGGCGCGGGTCCCAGATCGCCTTGTCGCCGATTCCGGCCACGGCCACCCCGGCAAAATTGGACTTCGGCGCTTCGGTCAGTTGGTTGGCTGTAGCCGTCACCCGGGCAATGCTCATCGACGTATCGTTGGCCGCCGTGGAGTCCCGTCCCAGATCGCCACCGGAGCCGTTGCCGTAAGTGTTTTCCCGAACAGGCGGCGTTTCGACCAGCCCACCTCCGGAATTGGCCCCGTATGAAGTGAGGTCCCCTTTGAAATTACGCCGCCGCTGGGCCAGCACTTCCGGCTGGTACAGGCTGTCGAACATGTATTCCGCGTGGTAGATGGAGGCGAACGGCCGGGGGGCGCTGGTCGAAATTACGACGTGTTTCTTGCCGCCCCAGTAGAATTCCGCGCCGCTGTTCAGGTCCCGAACGGAGATTTCGCTGCCCGGCACATTGAAAAGCGAGGCCACGAACGTTTCGTCCAGGACGTTGCTCATTTTATCGTATTTGACATCGACGCTGGTGAGAAAGGTTCCGGTGACGTACCGTCCGACATCCGCCGTGTTATTGGCTCCGGAGCCTTCCACGTCGCCGCCTTTGGTGCCGGAAACCGAACCGCCGCAGGAAGACAGCCCCAGCAGCGCCAATGGTATCCATTTAAGTTGGTCTTTCATAGTATCGAGAAATGGTGATTGCTTTCTCTAAAAGACTATTAAAACCAGCGGTTTGTTTGTAATCGGCTCAGGAAGGTATCAAAAGACCGGATTATCGTTACTTATAGCCCGATGCGTCGAATGAATAGCGAAAAGGCCCGAAATAAACCAGCCGCAGGGTACTCACGGCGGGTTTACCGCCCACTGTTTCGGAATAATACACTTTTCGGGACTCGATCAGCAACTCGTTTGCCGCCAGACGGCCCGCAAAATTGAGGCTATGGGCGTCCGGAAGCTTGGCTTCCAGGCCCATTTCGTTGAAAAGATAAGCCGGATAGAGATTGAAATCGACCCGGGCGACGCTGACGTACTCCCGGTCGCGCCGCCCCAGACTGGCGGAGTACTGCTGCACATCCATGCCAAAGCGAGTTTCTTTGGTGCCCGTTGGCCGGTAGCGTTTTTTGAAGTTCTGGCGGCATACCGCGGCAAAGTCGGGGGCGTAGGCCCGCTGCCCGATCCGGTACTGCTGCACCGTTTTACCGTCGTAGGAGTTGGTGGAATAAATCCGGTAAAGCCCATCGGGGCTGCCGGTGGCGAACGTAAAGCCCTCTCCGACGCCGGGCAGGCTAATGCTGGAAAGTTTGCGGTCAAAGCCGAACAATCCGGTTTTTGAATTAAACAGCAGCTGGTAACGGACGATCGAACCGTTGTAGTCCGACTGTTCGTAAACCAAAACCCGGTCAAAGTCCAGCACCTGCGCCCATAACGCAGTCGGACTTAGCCACAGAAGCAACGCAAAAAGAAACGGATTCACGGGCAGACACAACATTCAACGACACAAACAGGGGGCAAACGATGCGTGAAAATACGTCAATATCTCCGAACCTGTTCGTCTTCGGCCGTCCAAAGCCCGAAAGTTCCTACCTTTGTTCTTTCGTACCATGTCTGCATGAGTTCCGTTGAACAGATTCCGCTTCCGGCCGGCCGGGCCGTTTACTTCGCCTCTGATTTCCATTTAGGCACACCGACGCCTCAGAAGAGCCGCGAGCGCGAGCAGCGTATTGTTCGCTGGCTGGACACGATCCGCCTGGATGCCGCCGTCATTTTCCTCGTCGGCGACCTGTTTGATTTCTGGTTCGAATACCGCAAAACCGTCCCGAAAGGATTCGTGCGACTCCAGGGAAAGCTCGCGGAACTGACCGACGCCGGGCACCAGGTCATCATCTTCACCGGAAACCACGATATGTGGATGCAGGACTACTTTACGGAAGAAATGAACATTCCGGTCTACCGGCAGCCCCGCTCCTACCAGCTCGGCGAAAAACGCTTCCACATCGGGCATGGCGACGGCCTCGGCCCCGGCGATTTTGTGTATAAAAAACTGAAAGTGCTGTTCGAAAACGGCTTTGCCCGCAGCGTGTTCCGCTGGCTTCATCCCGACGTGGGCGTGGCCTTTGCCGATCGCTGGTCGCGGCACAGCCGAGCGGCCAATGAGGAAAAAGGCGAAGAGTTTCTGGGCGAAGAACGCGAATGGCTGCTGGCGTACTGCCGGGAAGTGGAAACCCGCCAGCACCACGATTATTACATTTTCGGCCACCGCCACCTTCCGCTGAATCTGTCCGTGACCGCCAACAGTCGCTACATCAATCTGGGCGAATGGCTGTCGTTCAACACCTACGCCCGGTTTGACGGCAGCACCACCGAACTGCTGAAATTCGACAGGTAGCCCGTCGCCGTACCAACCACGATTTATTGAACGTCATGCCGAAACGGGATATTTCCCGTTTTCTTTTTTAGGCCCAGGCCGGAACTTCGGTTCACAGTCAGATGGTTGCTGACACGGCGGCAGAATAGCAGGAATACTGTAAAAAATAGATAGGAAAGCCGAATTCGGGAAAGGCGCGATTCAAAACGAACGATCAGTAAGCTACCTTTTTCCCGGGCGCAAAAAGTGTCCGGGGCCTATTCTAAAAACTGAGTGAGATAAAACCGTTACGTATTACCGATAGCAGAAGCCTTTCCAATAAAAAAGGGCTGGTACTACACCAGCCCTTTTTTATTTCCGGCCCAAAGCCGTTAGCGCTTGATCATATCTTCCCGGCTCAGGTTTTCTTTTGGGGTAGCGTTCAGCTCCGAGCGGTAGTCCTTCTTTTTCAGGTCGCCGTTTTTGACGGAACGGATGAAGCTCGCCCAGGCCAGCGGATTGAGGAACGACAGCGTGGTGATCTGGCTGCGGTTGGCCATGCTTTCGCGGCCGTACAGCTGCTGGTTCATATAATACCGGAAGTTAGCCGCCGAACTCATGGGCGTTATCGCCGCCAGCCGCTGCATGGACTCGGCGCTGGTGTTGCGGGCCAGGTTCTCGCGCTCTTTCTCGTCAGGCAGTTTCATGTTGACCAGCGCCTGTTTGAACAGTTCTTCGGTCGCGTAGGGGTACACCTTCACCTCGGCCAGGGTCGTGACATCTTCCTGCATCGCAATCACGGCCGAATAGGAAGTTTCGGTCATGCGGCGGGGAATAATCGTAAACTGCTTCTTGAAACCAACGTAACTGAACATGACCGTATCGCCCGGCAGCACCGGAATGGCAAAATAGCCCATCGTGTTGGAAACGACGCCACGGCTGGCGGCGGGCAGATAAACAGTAGCGCCCGGAAGCGGCTCTGACGTTTTTCCGGCCGTGATAATCCCGGTAAACATGACCAGCTTCTCCTGTCCCTGCGCCGATACCGACTGAAAACC from Tellurirhabdus rosea harbors:
- a CDS encoding biotin--[acetyl-CoA-carboxylase] ligase; translation: MYPAFFLTKCKNKLYNNQPKTLILGQTIQYLPTCQSTNDVASELILNGQASEGLLVITHHQTAGRGQRGNPWEARPGENLTFSLVLQPSFLQASEQFWLNIAISLGISDWLVTHLHERMRIKWPNDLYVDNRKIGGILIENTLQGYSIAWSVVGIGININQTRFSHPNATSLLNETPNDGEFVLENSLNSIAEALEKRYLALRSGRRDVLKAEYLQRLFRYQEEAEYVSDGERFRGSIVGVGETGLLAIETAGRLRYFGFKEVEFVI
- a CDS encoding sugar phosphate isomerase/epimerase family protein is translated as MKLSARLGAALTLLLVTSLSVLAQKMPEDKAGWKLGAQSYSFRLFSFAEALRKIDSCGLKYVEAFPGQTIGGGLEGKMDFKMDAASRNAVRKMLKDKGITVVAYGVVRAKDEAEWTQLFEFAKDLGIQNINTEPDPNQFAYIIPLAEKYKINVALHNHPKPSRYWHPDTVQKYAGNSKYVGACADIGHWVRSGLDPIQCLKQLNGRVLGMHFKDVKKDTPDGKYHDVVWGTGDCKVEQVIAELKRQKFKGPISAEYEYHWENNGPEIAESARNFRTFFEKTKVQ
- a CDS encoding response regulator; the protein is MLSNNTGPIVYIDDDEDEVYIIKKALQDLSIFNPLRFFSDPFKALEYLSTTEEQSLVILCDMFMRPLNGIEVRQHIEADDYLRLKSIPFIFLTDSVNADDIKRVYKGNIQGYYQKPYEFEVYKENIDLIIRYWQKSLHPNNIA
- a CDS encoding UDP-2,3-diacylglucosamine diphosphatase produces the protein MSSVEQIPLPAGRAVYFASDFHLGTPTPQKSREREQRIVRWLDTIRLDAAVIFLVGDLFDFWFEYRKTVPKGFVRLQGKLAELTDAGHQVIIFTGNHDMWMQDYFTEEMNIPVYRQPRSYQLGEKRFHIGHGDGLGPGDFVYKKLKVLFENGFARSVFRWLHPDVGVAFADRWSRHSRAANEEKGEEFLGEEREWLLAYCREVETRQHHDYYIFGHRHLPLNLSVTANSRYINLGEWLSFNTYARFDGSTTELLKFDR
- the rsfS gene encoding ribosome silencing factor — protein: MRINKAKELTSEELCDLVVKGMQEKKAVDIVVMDLRGVKNAITDFFVICSGNSDTQLDAISTSIEEEVHKASKINPWHNEGRMNREWILLDYVDVVAHIFKKDRRAFYDLEQLWGDAEIRVIEESVAA
- the pgeF gene encoding peptidoglycan editing factor PgeF, with amino-acid sequence MVSSVSFRTPAMAAQFPDLLAAESTRHGGVSPAPFASLNLGLNTADNPAHVEINRTRFFQSFGIAPDRVASSHQVHGDEVLIATGPGRYSGYDALVTNERDLYLTVTVADCTPILLFDPVQKAVGAVHAGWRGTAADIALKTLRTMQEAFGTRPADCLAYIGTCIDECSFEVGPEVAEAFTEEHRRFDAAKNRFYVDLKAANRAQLIAGGLPEARIEVSPFSTVLHNAEYFSYRLEGGQTGRMLALIGLRSIPVP
- the ftsH gene encoding ATP-dependent zinc metalloprotease FtsH, giving the protein MPESNNRNPLSSRGPRRPNFQGWIVALLIAAILGITFFNRSSTVKDISQNRFEKMVKDREVSEVVIVNDNVVEVTLTQQALQSPKYRTVFQDKPYLTSSNGPHYNFRISSADTFKKDLDQLQEGLPDNQRIEYRIEQRSDWSGFIQTWGFFIVMILAMYFLLGRMSGGAGPGGQIFNIGKSKAALFDAENRVKITFNDVAGLDEAKEEIKEIVDYLKNPSKFTKLGAKIPKGALLVGPPGTGKTLLAKAVAGEAGVPFFSLSGSDFVEMFVGVGAARVRDLFKQAKEKAPCIIFIDEIDAVGRSRGRGSMPGANDERENTLNSLLVEMDGFATDSGIIILAATNRPDVLDSALLRPGRFDRQISIDKPDIVGREAIFKVHLKPLKLSQDVQPRELAAQTPGFAGAEIANVCNEAALIAARRDREYVTMQDFQDAMDRVIGGLEKKNKLISPEEKQIVAYHEAGHAVAGWFLEHADPLVKVTIVPRGVAALGYAQYLPREQYLYRTEQLMDEMVMTLGGRAAEDIVFGKISTGALSDLERITKLAYSIVTIYGMNDKIGNISFYDSKQSEYNFNKPYSEATAEAIDEEVRKLVDSAYQRTKDLLTEHREGLEIIAQELLKKEILFQADLERLLGKRPFQKETTYQAYKNQSEVVKEQIGNESKPEETQPLPTPDLPALS
- a CDS encoding T9SS type A sorting domain-containing protein, coding for MKNLIASLALAMLVTGTSFAADHTADDKKEKAVMQTAIYPSAGSTKLNVVVANGTNRSVAVRLLDQKGEMLASQFMGKASKPTKARFDISALEDGVYLVEITNGETKEIKQLTLKTSQPEVASYRSIAMN
- a CDS encoding GlsB/YeaQ/YmgE family stress response membrane protein → MELLVTILVGAVAGWLADLVFKRFSLSLLMEIILGIVGALVGGWLFGNVLNTGSEIVNRIITAFIGAVIILGIAALFSRRRTV
- a CDS encoding carboxypeptidase-like regulatory domain-containing protein, with the protein product MKARNRSYILAAALALFFGLLTGFQSVSAQGQEKLVMFTGIITAGKTSEPLPGATVYLPAASRGVVSNTMGYFAIPVLPGDTVMFSYVGFKKQFTIIPRRMTETSYSAVIAMQEDVTTLAEVKVYPYATEELFKQALVNMKLPDEKERENLARNTSAESMQRLAAITPMSSAANFRYYMNQQLYGRESMANRSQITTLSFLNPLAWASFIRSVKNGDLKKKDYRSELNATPKENLSREDMIKR